The uncultured Dysgonomonas sp. genome contains the following window.
GCGAATCTGCGCTAATTGATCGGACATCAGCTTAACAGTAACGTCCTGTGCATCTACCGTGCGGTAATCTACTAAAACGGCCAAAGGAGCTATCTGACGCAATACTGAATCGAGCAATAATGCAGGAACTTTCAATTCGATGGTCGCAATAAGATTACACGAATAGTTGACTATTGAGGAATCCTTTGAAATATTGACAGTCTCCGAATACAAGTTATCGTTATTAATGGCAGATTTAATAATAAAGCCTCTGTTTTTTAGTGCTATATCCTCTATCTTCTGCGTAGCAGAAACAACTTCTCTCACTTTGAATTTTGTAGAGGCAGTACGAACAAACTTATGTATACCATCATCGTAGGTAGCAACGGCAGCCGAAGAGGTAATAAAGTTAGGAATAATCTGTGGCGGAGTGAATTTGAGTGTAGTAGCAGGAGCTTTCTCTTTCTTTACCACTTCATATGCTTCGTCGAGAGCTTGATCTGCACTGCTTTTTTCATCTTCTACAGCAGTCATTGACATCTCATAAGATTGTTCAGACAGATTACTCTTATTACTGTTGCCACAGGACAACATGCCAGAAAATCCTATGATAGCTATTATAAAAAGATTAGTTATGTTTTTCATGATATAAATGTTTAAATTCGTGTTTTAGTTAATAGATGACTATAAATGGTTAATTCCATAAACATCTTGATAAATTATTTGTTTTAAACAGCGAAAAAAGTAAGATATGCCAGCTATGAAAATAGAGAAAACAAACGCGGTTAGATTACTGGACAAAGAAAAAATAGAGTATAAACTTATTCCTTACGAAGTCGACGAATCGGATCTGAGCGCCATACATGTAGCCGAACAATTGAACGAACCGGTAGAACAATTATTCAAAACTCTGGTATTGAAAGGAGACAAATCGGGTTATTTTGTCTGCATTATTCCGGGAAACGGAGAACTGGACCTGAAAATAGCAGCAAAGGTATCCGGTAACAAGAGTTGTGATATGATACCGATGAAAGATCTGCTGAATGTTACAGGATATATAAGAGGCGCATGCTCCCCGATAGGAATGAAAAAGAAATTTCCTACATATATAGATATTTCATGCAAAGAGCATAACTTTATCTATATAAGTGCAGGAAAAAGAGGTCTGCAGATCCAGATAAGACCGGACGATTTAATCCAAGTAGTTGACATAAAGACAGAAAAAATAGCCGAATGCAATATTGCATAGACAACCAACTGAAATTCAAGCACTCATATTCTCCTAAAAAATAATAATATGTTTAGTGACATGATTTTTTTTAACATCTTTATCATCCAAAAAGGGGAATATAAAAATAAATACGCATACCTTTGCGTTAGGATCTTATGAAAATTCCCTAGCGGAAAAGTAATGCTAAAATAATTATTATAAGGAAATGGCCAAAATCAAAGGAACAGTCGTAGTTAATGAAGAACGCTGCAAAGGCTGTAATCTATGTGTAGTTTCATGCCCTTGCGATGTTTTGGAACTTCAGCCCCGAAACGTAAATCAGAAAGGATACCACTACGTTTTCATGAAAAATCCCGAAGCTTGTATCGGTTGTGCCAATTGTGGTTATGTATGTCCTGATGGATGTCTCACTATTTACAAGAAAAAATTTGAGTAGTATAACGAATTACCTGTCTGTCCTGTAAGGGCAGCCATTTGTAAGTAACAGATAATATATAATGATACATTTTCAAAACGTAACTTACTATTGCCTTTTTACTTACCAAAATAACAAATAGGTCTGTGACCTTAATTCGTTTTTTTAATCAATCAAAAGCTTATGTCAGAAGAAATATTTTTAATGAAAGGTAACGAAGCCATAGCTCATGCTGCAATCAGATACGGTGCTGATGGCTACTTCGGATACCCAATAACTCCTCAATCGGAAATAATGGAAACATTAATGGCCGAGGCTCCCTGGAAAACGACAGGAATGGTTGTACTTCAGGCTGAAAGTGAAACAGCATCTATCAATATGGTATACGGTGGTGCAGGCTGTGGAAAAGCAGTTATGACCTCGTCTTCCAGTCCCGGAATGAGCCTTATGCTCGAAGGGGTGTCATATATCGCCGCAGGCGAACTGCCTTGCTTGCTGGTAAACGTAATGCGCGGAGGACCGGGATTAGGTACCATACAGCCGTCGCAGGCCGATTACTTTCAGGCTGTAAAAGGAGGAGGACACGGAGATTATAAATTAATCACACTCGCTCCCAGTTCGGTACAAGAAATGGCAGATTTTGTCACCTTGGGATTCGATCTCGCTTTTAAATATCAAACTCCGGCAATGATACTTACCGATGGAGTTATCGGTCAAATGATGGAAAAAGTCAAACTTCCTGCATACACGCGCAGGAGAACAGATGCCGAAATCAGAGAACAATGTCCATGGGCAACATTGGGCAGGCTACCGGGAAAGAAACCTACGATAATAACCACTCTCGAACTGGATTCGAATAAGATGGAGGTAAACAATCTCCGCCTTCAGGCAAAGTATCGGAAAATTGAAAAAGAACTATCTCTGCACCAGGAAATCAATTGTGAAGATGCCGACTACATATTGGTAGCATTCGGTTCTGCAGCACGTATATGCCAAAAAGCAATGGATCTGGCACGTGCACAGGGTATAAAAGTAGGACTTATCCGCCCTATCACGCTTTGGCCGTTCCCTTCAAAAGAAATAGACAAATACGCATCCAAAATAAAAGGAATACTTACAGTAGAGATGAATGCCGGCCAAATGGTAGAAGACGTTCGTCTGGCTGTAAGCGGAAAAGTAAAAGTAGAACATTATGGTCGTCTGGGAGGTATTGTACCTACTCCAAGCGAAGTGGTAGATGCTCTGCAACGTAAGTTTGACTGCTAAAAACAGTGATTTTGTATAATTAAAGTTTTAAGATTATGAGTACAAATATTATAGATCCGGCTAATCTCGTATATGCAAAACCTGCATTAATGAACGATGTCGAGATGCATTATTGCCCCGGCTGTTCACACGGGGTTGTACATAAATTGATTGCCGAAGTGGTGGAAGAAATGGGAATTATGGATAAGACCATCGCTATTGCACCTGTAGGCTGTGCCGTCTTTGCATACAACTATTTGGATGTAGACTGGCAGGAAGCTGCTCATGGACGTGCTCCGGCAGTTGCTACCGCAGTCAAACGCCTTAATCCTGAAAAAATGGTATTCACATATCAGGGAGACGGTGACCTTGCGGCCATTGGTACAGCTGAAACGATACATGCTGCGAACAGGGGCGAGAATATTGCCATCATCTTCATTAACAATGGCATATACGGCATGACAGGAGGACAGATGGCTCCAACTACCCTTCTGGATATGAAAACTGCCACGACTCCTAACGGACGTGATGTGTATGAAAATGGTTACCCTCTCAAGATAACCGATTTGTTGGCACAATTGCCGGGCGTATGCCTTGCAACCCGCCAGAGCGTACATACAGCAGCAACCGTAAAAAAGGCAAAGCGCATGATTCGCAAAGCGTTTGAGAATTCTATGGAGAATAAAGGGACATCTATTGTCGAAATAGTATCAACTTGTAGTTCTGGATGGAAAATGACACCCCAGGCTTCAAATGACTGGATGGTAGAAAATATGTTCCCGGTTTACCCAATGGGAGACTTAAAAAATATCTAAAAGAGAAAGCATGACACAAGAAGTAATAATAGCAGGTTTCGGAGGACAGGGAGTACTGTCGATGGGTAAAATATTGGCTTATTCGGGTCTGATGGAAGACAAGGAAGTTTCATGGTTTCCATCATATGGGCCGGAACAACGTGGTGGTACTGCTAACGTAACAGTTATACTAAGCGATAATGCCATCAGTTCGCCTATTGTAAATGAATATGATATAGCAATTATACTCAACCAGCCTTCACTCGATAAGTTCGAGCCTAATGTAAAACCAGGAGGAATATTGATATATGACCCTAGCGGATTTCAACATCCGCCAACAAGGAAAGATATATATATTTACAAAATAGAGGCAATAGATACAGCTACATTGATGCAGAATACAAAGGCATTTAATATGATAGTGCTGGGTGGCCTTCTTAAAGTATCTCCGATGGTGCAACTCGATAATGTGATGCTGGGATTGAAAAAATCACTGCCTGAACGTCATCATAAGCTATTACCGATGAATGAACAAGCTATTTTGAAAGGAATGGAAATAATACAAGAAGTGCAGAAACCTAGTTGATAGGGTGCGAAAATAAAGAATACATAATCAATCCCCTGAGCTAATTCTCAGGGGATTTTCACTTTTATATAAAAAGAAGAAGCCTTATAGATATTTCTACAAGGCTTCTTATATAATACTAATTCCTCTTATCGTCTTCTTTCCGCAGCATAAAATTTAGACTGGATATAATCCAATTCATTCTCTATACGCTTACGCTCATTTATCAGGTCCTTCATTTCAGGAAAGTGAGCAGACAATTGTCTCATTCCCACCTGATATATACAACCTCTATACCATCTGTTACGGATAATATCAAACATAGAAGCATTCGTCAGAACAGGAGTTACATTAGCTACTCCTACCGGTGATACCGCTCTTGCCAAATATACACTCACATCATCGAAGCGAACCCAGAATAATGGGAAATATTTGCCTTTTTCGAACAGTACCGGACAAATATGTGTCACTCGCACATCGCCTTTGGATGTCTTGGCATCGAAATACCATCTCTCTTTTACCAGATAGTGAGTTATCTTATCCGACGGAATATCTTCCCTTTTCACATTTAAAGTCTTATCACTAGCCTCAGTGAATGGAACAGCAGCTTCCTCCAGAGTTTCTTTTCCAGTGAGCATCGCACCCAATTCCGGTTGAGCTTCGTATTTATATCCGTTTATTGTATTTGTACTCAAAAGGTTTACTAACAATGAGAACAGGTTGGTTCTCTGCTCTGTAGATGTCTGAGGATAAAAGAATGTTTCATTGCCTTCCACATCACTAATCTGACGGTAAATCTCACGCGACCAGATTGAGGAAGAATAATCATTCATTGAATTTTCCATAACTGCTAATTCTCTTGTAGAGATATCAGTAGCCATATCCTCTGATGTAGAAGTTACAACTGATACTTCATCTAAGATCCTAGGTCTGTTATTTGCGCAGTTTTGTGCGAAAAGCGAACCTGTTATCAGTAATCCGCCAAACATTAATGAAATGATAGATTTCATAATATGCTATTTTTGTGTTAATTAATTGATCGTTACTTGCATTGGGTTTGTTTCCT
Protein-coding sequences here:
- a CDS encoding 2-oxoacid:acceptor oxidoreductase family protein, which codes for MTQEVIIAGFGGQGVLSMGKILAYSGLMEDKEVSWFPSYGPEQRGGTANVTVILSDNAISSPIVNEYDIAIILNQPSLDKFEPNVKPGGILIYDPSGFQHPPTRKDIYIYKIEAIDTATLMQNTKAFNMIVLGGLLKVSPMVQLDNVMLGLKKSLPERHHKLLPMNEQAILKGMEIIQEVQKPS
- a CDS encoding gliding motility protein GldN; translated protein: MKSIISLMFGGLLITGSLFAQNCANNRPRILDEVSVVTSTSEDMATDISTRELAVMENSMNDYSSSIWSREIYRQISDVEGNETFFYPQTSTEQRTNLFSLLVNLLSTNTINGYKYEAQPELGAMLTGKETLEEAAVPFTEASDKTLNVKREDIPSDKITHYLVKERWYFDAKTSKGDVRVTHICPVLFEKGKYFPLFWVRFDDVSVYLARAVSPVGVANVTPVLTNASMFDIIRNRWYRGCIYQVGMRQLSAHFPEMKDLINERKRIENELDYIQSKFYAAERRR
- a CDS encoding thiamine pyrophosphate-dependent enzyme, with amino-acid sequence MSTNIIDPANLVYAKPALMNDVEMHYCPGCSHGVVHKLIAEVVEEMGIMDKTIAIAPVGCAVFAYNYLDVDWQEAAHGRAPAVATAVKRLNPEKMVFTYQGDGDLAAIGTAETIHAANRGENIAIIFINNGIYGMTGGQMAPTTLLDMKTATTPNGRDVYENGYPLKITDLLAQLPGVCLATRQSVHTAATVKKAKRMIRKAFENSMENKGTSIVEIVSTCSSGWKMTPQASNDWMVENMFPVYPMGDLKNI
- a CDS encoding 3-methyl-2-oxobutanoate dehydrogenase subunit VorB, coding for MSEEIFLMKGNEAIAHAAIRYGADGYFGYPITPQSEIMETLMAEAPWKTTGMVVLQAESETASINMVYGGAGCGKAVMTSSSSPGMSLMLEGVSYIAAGELPCLLVNVMRGGPGLGTIQPSQADYFQAVKGGGHGDYKLITLAPSSVQEMADFVTLGFDLAFKYQTPAMILTDGVIGQMMEKVKLPAYTRRRTDAEIREQCPWATLGRLPGKKPTIITTLELDSNKMEVNNLRLQAKYRKIEKELSLHQEINCEDADYILVAFGSAARICQKAMDLARAQGIKVGLIRPITLWPFPSKEIDKYASKIKGILTVEMNAGQMVEDVRLAVSGKVKVEHYGRLGGIVPTPSEVVDALQRKFDC
- a CDS encoding 4Fe-4S binding protein, yielding MAKIKGTVVVNEERCKGCNLCVVSCPCDVLELQPRNVNQKGYHYVFMKNPEACIGCANCGYVCPDGCLTIYKKKFE
- the ybaK gene encoding Cys-tRNA(Pro) deacylase produces the protein MKIEKTNAVRLLDKEKIEYKLIPYEVDESDLSAIHVAEQLNEPVEQLFKTLVLKGDKSGYFVCIIPGNGELDLKIAAKVSGNKSCDMIPMKDLLNVTGYIRGACSPIGMKKKFPTYIDISCKEHNFIYISAGKRGLQIQIRPDDLIQVVDIKTEKIAECNIA
- a CDS encoding DUF4349 domain-containing protein, which codes for MKNITNLFIIAIIGFSGMLSCGNSNKSNLSEQSYEMSMTAVEDEKSSADQALDEAYEVVKKEKAPATTLKFTPPQIIPNFITSSAAVATYDDGIHKFVRTASTKFKVREVVSATQKIEDIALKNRGFIIKSAINNDNLYSETVNISKDSSIVNYSCNLIATIELKVPALLLDSVLRQIAPLAVLVDYRTVDAQDVTVKLMSDQLAQIRLAKRQKRISNAISTTGRKLDDVMVAEDALDASLEDADRKVISEYMTNEQIAYSTISISMYQDRIEYSEKILRKTAVKEYTQGFGSKLLDALAGGWSIISAIFLMLVYVWPLIIVSAIGVFIFLKIRKRNKQK